The segment GCCCTCCTCATTAAGGGATGCAGAAGGAAGCATGCCCAAGGAACCGGTTAGCATCGCTGCCTCATCACTTAAAATATCACCAAACATATTTCCGGTAAGGATTACATCAAACTGAGAAGGATTTCTGACAAGCTGCATTGCTGCATTATCAACATACATATGGCTGAGCTCTATATCAGGATACTGTTCATCCCTCAGTTTGGTAACGACTTTTCTCCACAAAACACTGCTCATGAGGACATTAGCTTTATCAACACTCATAACCTTTTTCCCTCTTATTCTTGCAGCTTCGAAAGCAAGCTTTGCTATACGTATTACTTCATCTTTCGAATATTTCATTGTATCCACAGCATAGGTACCGTCTTCCGATACATACTTAGGCTCGCCGAAATATATGCCGCCTGTCAATTCTCTGAAAATTGCGATATCAATACCCTCTTCAAAAAATTCCTCTTTAAGGGAGCATGCCTGGCTCAGGGGTTTAAACACTTTAATCGGCCTGAGATTGGCAAAAAGCTTAAAATGCTTTCTCAAAGGCAGAAGCGCTCCCCTTTCCGGCTGCTTTTCAGGAGGAAGGTTTTCCCATTTCGGCCCCCCCACAGACCCGAAAAGTATAGCATCGGAATCCTCACAAATCTTTAATGTCTGCTCAGGTAATGGGGTGGAAAATTTGTCTATTGCAATACCGCCGACATCAGAAAAGCTGTACTCAAATGTTTGTGAATATTTTTCTGCTATACTGTCCAAAACTCTAACTGCCTGCTCCATAACTTCCGGTCCTATACCGTCTCCAGGCAATACTGCTATTTTATACATAAACTACCTCCGGATATTTAATTTTTAGAATATTACCAAAGTTTTCTTAGCGGATAAAATATGGTATTTTTTTAGTAAAGTCAAATCAGATTTTTTTCAATAATACTTAATTCAAGTTTCGCACTTACACTGTTTTCACGTCTTTGTTCACCCTGTTAAATATCAGCTTCGCTGATTGCCTGTGGCATTTAACAGGGCAGGGAGTGAAAACGACGAAGCAATCTCACTATTTTTCTTGTTTTGAGATTGCCACAACCCTGTTTACACAGGGTTTCGCAAGGATGACTATGGCTAGCACCAGTCTTTTAGACTGGTAAATATGTTTAACATTCTATATATTCGATAGAAGCGAATGCTATACAAAACGAAGTGCGAAACTTGATTACTTAATTATTCCCATGCTCTTTTTTATAAAGCATGAAAACAATAGGCAGGGAAAAGATAATATGAGGGATAAAATTCGCCAAAAAGGGTGTTATAATACCTGCTCTGCCCATGGACTCACAGGAGGCCACCGCAAGCCAGAACCCGAAACCTGCGAACATTGCCCTTGCGGCCAGTGTAATATAAGAATGTTGTCTGGAAAAACTTATCGTAAGCGGAACAATTAAAAGAATAAGGACAATGATACTTAATGGATGAGCAAATTTATTATAGAAAAGAAGTTTATATTTATCAGCATTCAGCCCTTTTGACCGATAAAGACCGATGAGCCTGTTCAACTCATCCAATGTAAGAAGTTTGGGATTCGTATTAATAATAGAGACGATATTATTATAAGCCTCGCTTTTAACAACCTTTGAGGAAACATTATCCATCATTTTTGGAATATTTGTTGTATCGTAAACCTTATAATCCTTTAAAATCCATTCTGAACCGCTATAAACACCACGATCAAAATCTACAATTTTAACAATTTTCCCCTCAGAGTTATAGAAGTATTCCACAACATTCACCAGTATTTTATCAACTGGATCCACAACAGAAACGTTGATAAAGCGATTATCCGACTCCTTTACCCACAAATCGGAAAGCTCTCCTCTTGGGTTGTACTCTTTGCCTTCAATAACTTCTTTTTCGTATTTATCCCTGGCAAATTCGATTTCTGGATTTACATATTCACCGATAAAAAATAAAAAAATCCCCACAACCAAACCTGCCCCGAAAAAAACAGCCGCTATATTCCTAATTCTGCCGCCCAGACTCACATAAGCCAAAATCTCATGATTTTTTATCATGGCAAGGACAGTAAATATAGTCGCAGCAATAACGGCAACCGGCATGGTCTGATATAGGGAGTAAGGCATTTTCATAAGATCGAAAATGAGTATTTCGAGAACGCTGCTATTATATTCACTGATATATTCTGTATGCTGCAATACTAAAAAAGATGTGTAAATTACAAGAATAAATGCCTGAACAAAAATAAGTTTTCTGAAAAACATTTTTATAAGATATCTGTTGAATATCATTTAAAAACCTTTTTAATCATTATTACAGCAATTATCGAAAAAATAATGTTTGCAATCCATGCAGCAAGAAAAGGATTAATCACATCTATCATATTTTCAGAAAAAATCAGAATAAGGTTATACAAAAATACTACCACCAGCGAGAAAAAAACTCCCAAGGACTTGCCAGCCCTCTGAAAGAATGAGCCGAATGTCAGACCAAGTGCGGCCATAATAAAAGCAGCAAAGGGAATGGCAAAACGTTTTGAAAACTCAAATTTATATATTTTTTCACCAAAGTTTTTTACTAACTGGGATAAAAACATGAAACGCTCACCCTGTATTTCAAAATCTTCCATCACGGGTATAGGTATCCTTACCTTAAAAGCATTGAACCCTATTTTTGAATAGGCCTCACCCGATTTTTTCATCAAAGTTCCTTCACGGAAGTCAAAAACAATCTCACTTTGGTCAGTTGTAATAATATTCCCTTTATTGGCAGTAATCACATAGCCCTGCCTTTTATCAACCACTATCAACTGCCCAAACGAATTCTTATCAAAAATTTTCTTCACATAAATCAGTACGCCGGGAATATCTTTATAAAGCTGTTTCTCTTTGAGATCATTTATGGACACTGATTTGGCAATCTGTTTCAGATTCCCGACCGCTGCTTTATTTCCCAGTGGCATTAAATAACCCGTCATAAGTAGTGTTAAAAAGGCTGCAAAAACACCAAAAATGAAAACAGGCTTAAAAATTTGTCTGAACCCTGCACCGCTTGCCCTGATCACAATCAGTTCCGAATCAACAGACATTCTGGAGAAAATGATAAGAATGCTCAAAAGTGTAGCAGTGGGTATCGTTATGGCAAGAAAAGATGGAAGATAATAAATCACAGTCTGAACAATAAGGTAA is part of the Flexistipes sp. genome and harbors:
- a CDS encoding LptF/LptG family permease, whose product is MIFNRYLIKMFFRKLIFVQAFILVIYTSFLVLQHTEYISEYNSSVLEILIFDLMKMPYSLYQTMPVAVIAATIFTVLAMIKNHEILAYVSLGGRIRNIAAVFFGAGLVVGIFLFFIGEYVNPEIEFARDKYEKEVIEGKEYNPRGELSDLWVKESDNRFINVSVVDPVDKILVNVVEYFYNSEGKIVKIVDFDRGVYSGSEWILKDYKVYDTTNIPKMMDNVSSKVVKSEAYNNIVSIINTNPKLLTLDELNRLIGLYRSKGLNADKYKLLFYNKFAHPLSIIVLILLIVPLTISFSRQHSYITLAARAMFAGFGFWLAVASCESMGRAGIITPFLANFIPHIIFSLPIVFMLYKKEHGNN
- the leuB gene encoding 3-isopropylmalate dehydrogenase, whose amino-acid sequence is MYKIAVLPGDGIGPEVMEQAVRVLDSIAEKYSQTFEYSFSDVGGIAIDKFSTPLPEQTLKICEDSDAILFGSVGGPKWENLPPEKQPERGALLPLRKHFKLFANLRPIKVFKPLSQACSLKEEFFEEGIDIAIFRELTGGIYFGEPKYVSEDGTYAVDTMKYSKDEVIRIAKLAFEAARIRGKKVMSVDKANVLMSSVLWRKVVTKLRDEQYPDIELSHMYVDNAAMQLVRNPSQFDVILTGNMFGDILSDEAAMLTGSLGMLPSASLNEEGFGLYEPIGGTAPDIAGQNIANPTAQILSAALMLRYSFGMDEAATDIECAIEKTLAEGYRTGDIFYGKNSEKRVPTTEFADAILEKL
- a CDS encoding LptF/LptG family permease produces the protein MNLFDKYVLKQVLPVFILGNIFFIFLLLLDKLVQLAELFFAKSVPAYLIVQTVIYYLPSFLAITIPTATLLSILIIFSRMSVDSELIVIRASGAGFRQIFKPVFIFGVFAAFLTLLMTGYLMPLGNKAAVGNLKQIAKSVSINDLKEKQLYKDIPGVLIYVKKIFDKNSFGQLIVVDKRQGYVITANKGNIITTDQSEIVFDFREGTLMKKSGEAYSKIGFNAFKVRIPIPVMEDFEIQGERFMFLSQLVKNFGEKIYKFEFSKRFAIPFAAFIMAALGLTFGSFFQRAGKSLGVFFSLVVVFLYNLILIFSENMIDVINPFLAAWIANIIFSIIAVIMIKKVFK